A single window of Nocardioides baekrokdamisoli DNA harbors:
- a CDS encoding Lrp/AsnC family transcriptional regulator, which translates to MSDPIALDDVDHQILRLLKENARRPLRSIAEQVGLTVAPVQRRIARLEDAGVIERYTVQVDQSRVASGIEAVVELRYQAGLELPALLELIGDIPEVGEVLTLAGDPDAMVRINVSGVHELGRIVRQLRASGRVASTKTMVVLDRWSQAV; encoded by the coding sequence GTGAGCGATCCGATTGCCCTCGACGATGTCGACCACCAGATCCTGCGGCTCCTGAAGGAGAATGCGCGCCGACCGTTGCGCTCGATCGCTGAACAGGTCGGGCTCACCGTCGCTCCGGTCCAGCGAAGGATCGCCCGGCTCGAGGACGCCGGCGTCATCGAGCGCTACACGGTCCAGGTCGACCAGAGCCGGGTCGCCTCCGGGATCGAGGCGGTCGTCGAACTCCGCTATCAGGCAGGCCTCGAACTGCCTGCGCTGCTCGAGCTCATCGGCGACATCCCCGAGGTCGGCGAGGTGCTGACCCTCGCCGGCGATCCGGACGCGATGGTGCGGATCAATGTGTCCGGCGTGCACGAGTTGGGCCGGATCGTGCGGCAACTCCGTGCGTCCGGACGGGTGGCCAGTACGAAGACGATGGTCGTCCTGGACCGTTGGAGTCAGGCGGTCTGA
- a CDS encoding alpha-ketoacid dehydrogenase subunit beta, with translation MTTLTSITLAKALNAGLRKAMEDDPKVVLLGEDIGALGGVFRVTDGLLKDFGEGRVIDTPLAESGIVGTAIGLAMRGYRPVVEIQFDGFVYPAYDQIVCQLAKLHYRSGGRWSLPVVIRIPFGGGIGAVEHHSESPEAQFAHTPGLNVVACSNPVDGYWMIQQAIASDDPVIFLEPKRQYHAAKADISLDESPQSLWASRVVREGSEATLVAYGPTVATCVAAAEEAERQGRSVGVIDLRTLSPLDLDPVLAAARATGHVVVVHEAHVNLGMGSEVAARVMQECFHSLEAPVLRVGGYDTPYPPSRVEESWLPDVDRVLEAIDRSWSW, from the coding sequence ATGACCACCCTCACGTCGATCACACTGGCGAAGGCGCTCAACGCTGGCCTCCGGAAGGCGATGGAGGACGACCCCAAGGTGGTCCTCCTCGGGGAGGACATCGGCGCGTTGGGTGGCGTCTTCCGGGTCACGGACGGCCTGCTCAAGGACTTCGGCGAGGGGCGGGTCATCGACACCCCGTTGGCCGAGTCCGGGATCGTCGGCACCGCGATTGGCCTGGCGATGCGTGGCTACCGGCCGGTGGTCGAGATCCAGTTCGATGGCTTCGTCTACCCCGCGTACGACCAGATCGTGTGCCAGCTCGCGAAGCTGCACTATCGCTCGGGCGGTCGGTGGAGTCTGCCGGTGGTGATCAGGATCCCGTTCGGCGGCGGCATCGGCGCAGTCGAGCATCACTCGGAGTCGCCCGAGGCGCAGTTCGCGCACACCCCGGGGCTGAACGTCGTCGCCTGTTCCAACCCGGTCGACGGCTACTGGATGATCCAGCAGGCGATCGCCTCGGACGACCCCGTGATCTTCCTCGAACCCAAGCGCCAGTATCACGCCGCGAAGGCGGACATCTCCCTCGACGAGAGCCCGCAGTCGCTGTGGGCGTCCAGGGTCGTACGCGAGGGCTCGGAGGCCACGTTGGTGGCGTACGGGCCGACGGTGGCGACCTGTGTCGCGGCGGCCGAGGAGGCCGAACGTCAAGGGCGGTCGGTCGGCGTCATCGATCTGCGTACGCTCTCGCCGCTCGACCTCGACCCGGTCCTCGCCGCCGCCCGCGCCACCGGTCATGTGGTGGTGGTGCATGAAGCGCATGTGAATCTCGGCATGGGGTCCGAGGTCGCGGCCCGTGTCATGCAGGAGTGCTTCCACTCGTTGGAGGCGCCGGTGCTGCGGGTCGGCGGGTACGACACCCCGTATCCGCCTTCCCGGGTCGAGGAGTCGTGGTTGCCTGATGTGGACCGGGTGCTGGAGGCGATCGATCGGAGTTGGTCGTGGTGA
- a CDS encoding fatty acid desaturase family protein, with product MTAVTKQANSPISHLTAADIEAIGRELDEIRREVMESRGAADAAYIRRVIKAQRYLEIGSRAVLMVSIFPPAWLLGTAGLSIAKILDNMEIGHNVLHGQWDWMRDSKIHSTVWDWDSATPTDLWQRSHNETHHTYTNIVGQDNDLGYGIMRVDEDQTWEPRHLAQPVLNFFNMLFFQYGIAAYDLNVGQLKGVPMKDRSPEWHSDAKRTLDKVKRQAFKEYVLLPALSGPSFLTTLAANFTADVIRNVWSHAIIMCGHFPEGVQTFETEAIDPDETRGEWYLRQMLGSANISGPPLLHLMSGNLSHQIEHHIWPDLPSNRYAQVAPRVRNLFERYALDYNSRPFIPQVASAWHRIVRLSLPNNWLQKTTVRTLPKQLRLLKQMTNSDQATREALQKELDA from the coding sequence ATGACCGCTGTGACGAAGCAGGCGAACTCGCCGATCTCACACCTGACCGCCGCTGACATCGAGGCGATCGGCCGTGAGTTGGACGAGATCCGCCGCGAGGTCATGGAGAGTCGTGGTGCAGCGGACGCGGCGTACATCCGTCGAGTGATCAAGGCGCAGCGCTACCTCGAGATCGGGTCGCGCGCGGTCCTGATGGTGAGCATCTTCCCGCCGGCCTGGCTGCTCGGCACCGCTGGCCTGTCGATCGCCAAGATCCTCGACAACATGGAGATCGGCCACAACGTCTTGCACGGTCAGTGGGACTGGATGCGGGACTCGAAGATCCATTCGACGGTCTGGGACTGGGACTCCGCCACCCCGACGGACCTCTGGCAGCGCAGCCACAACGAGACCCACCACACGTACACGAACATCGTCGGCCAGGACAACGACCTCGGCTACGGGATCATGCGGGTCGATGAGGACCAGACCTGGGAGCCGCGTCATCTCGCGCAGCCAGTCCTGAACTTCTTCAACATGCTGTTCTTCCAGTACGGCATCGCGGCGTACGACCTGAACGTCGGTCAGCTCAAGGGCGTACCGATGAAGGACCGTTCCCCCGAATGGCACAGCGATGCCAAGCGCACGCTCGACAAGGTGAAGCGCCAGGCGTTCAAGGAGTACGTACTCCTGCCGGCCCTGTCCGGCCCCTCGTTCCTGACGACGCTCGCAGCCAACTTCACCGCCGACGTGATCCGCAACGTCTGGTCCCACGCGATCATCATGTGCGGGCACTTCCCCGAGGGCGTCCAGACCTTCGAGACCGAGGCGATCGACCCCGACGAGACCCGCGGCGAGTGGTACCTGCGCCAGATGCTCGGCTCGGCCAACATCTCCGGCCCGCCGTTGCTGCACCTGATGAGCGGCAACCTGTCGCACCAGATCGAGCACCACATCTGGCCGGACCTGCCGTCGAACCGGTACGCCCAGGTCGCTCCGCGGGTGCGCAACCTCTTCGAGCGGTACGCGCTGGACTACAACAGCCGCCCGTTCATTCCTCAGGTCGCTTCGGCCTGGCACCGCATCGTCCGGTTGTCGCTGCCCAACAACTGGCTGCAGAAGACGACCGTCCGCACCCTTCCGAAGCAGCTCCGGCTGTTGAAGCAGATGACCAACTCCGACCAGGCGACCCGTGAGGCGCTACAGAAGGAACTCGACGCATGA
- a CDS encoding helix-turn-helix domain-containing protein produces MSTSFETLPPELIDQLRTSLPTVADEVVAAVIAGVPSYQRALQGPMGQTIANAVHLALDGFLNLGPTEAGPTPPAVDGAFKLGRGEARSGRTTEALLAAYRIGARTAWERLSGIAVDNGMSPKALAEFAGMTFAYIDVLSDASAAGHAEEQATAGRARQRYLEQLARLLVEGASADAIEASAEAAEWPLPTNLTAIITPLAQTGTVLAGLPAATLALAEAPGAADALLLWVPDAGRGLLKRAASGLGAVIGPTRPWREADASFNRAVRAWQNNLLGDTDDHLVTLLLRSDPAALADLRVRMLAPLESLRPSAAEKLTETLRSWLLHHGRREDIAAALFVHPQTVRYRMQQLRDLYGDRLEDPETVLALTVALGDG; encoded by the coding sequence ATGAGTACGAGTTTTGAAACGCTACCCCCGGAGCTGATCGATCAACTCCGGACGAGTCTGCCGACCGTCGCCGACGAGGTGGTAGCGGCGGTGATCGCGGGGGTGCCCAGCTATCAGCGGGCGCTGCAGGGACCGATGGGCCAGACCATCGCCAACGCGGTCCATCTGGCCCTCGACGGCTTCCTCAACCTGGGGCCCACCGAGGCCGGCCCCACGCCGCCGGCCGTCGACGGCGCCTTCAAGTTGGGTCGGGGCGAGGCTCGGTCCGGGCGTACGACGGAGGCGCTGCTGGCCGCGTACCGGATCGGCGCGCGTACGGCGTGGGAGCGCCTGTCCGGGATCGCCGTGGACAACGGCATGAGCCCGAAGGCTCTGGCCGAGTTCGCTGGCATGACCTTTGCGTACATCGACGTACTCTCGGACGCCTCCGCGGCCGGCCATGCCGAGGAGCAGGCGACCGCCGGGCGTGCGCGGCAGCGGTATCTCGAGCAGCTCGCGCGGCTGCTCGTCGAAGGCGCCTCAGCCGACGCGATCGAGGCCTCTGCGGAAGCCGCCGAATGGCCCCTCCCGACCAACCTCACCGCGATCATCACGCCGCTGGCGCAGACCGGGACCGTGCTCGCGGGCCTGCCGGCAGCGACCCTGGCGTTGGCCGAGGCGCCCGGCGCGGCAGACGCATTGCTGCTCTGGGTGCCCGATGCGGGCAGGGGCCTACTGAAACGCGCAGCCAGCGGGCTCGGCGCCGTGATCGGCCCGACGCGTCCGTGGCGCGAGGCCGACGCGTCCTTCAACCGGGCCGTACGCGCCTGGCAGAACAACCTCCTCGGTGACACCGACGACCATCTGGTCACCCTGCTGCTGCGCTCGGATCCTGCGGCGCTCGCGGATCTGCGCGTACGCATGCTGGCGCCGCTGGAATCGCTGCGGCCCTCGGCCGCCGAGAAGCTGACCGAGACGCTGCGGTCGTGGCTGCTGCACCACGGGCGCCGTGAGGACATCGCGGCGGCACTGTTCGTGCACCCGCAGACCGTGCGATACCGGATGCAGCAACTGCGGGATCTGTATGGCGATCGGCTCGAGGATCCGGAGACCGTACTCGCGCTGACCGTGGCGCTGGGTGATGGCTGA
- the pdhA gene encoding pyruvate dehydrogenase (acetyl-transferring) E1 component subunit alpha has translation MTSLDDYLAPMPSEAEMVQLLTPEGERVSHPDYTFAGTDNQILGLYRDMHLVRRLDREATALQRHGELGLWPPLLGQEAAQIGAGRALRTQDFVFPTYREHGVAWCRGVDPLKLLALYRGVDQGTWDPTTTRLAPYTIVIGAQTLHAVGYALGVLHDGAVGTGDSNRDTAVVAHLGDGATSQGDVNEAFVFAASFQTPVVFFCQNNHFAISEPTERQSRIPLYHRAEGFGFPGVRVDGNDVLAVHAVMSAALQRAREGGGPTFVEAYTYRMGAHTTSDDATRYRLSEDVEHWKLKDPLARVEAYVRRRGLAGEEFFESLAAEADALGVKMREGCKALPDPDPAALFDRVFVEQTDELAAQQAAFLQRAGAAR, from the coding sequence ATGACGTCTCTGGATGACTACCTCGCACCGATGCCGAGCGAGGCCGAAATGGTCCAGTTGCTCACTCCCGAAGGGGAACGAGTCAGCCATCCGGACTACACCTTCGCGGGGACCGACAACCAGATCCTCGGCCTGTACCGGGACATGCATCTCGTACGCCGACTCGACCGGGAGGCGACTGCCCTCCAGCGTCACGGCGAACTCGGGCTGTGGCCGCCGTTGCTCGGCCAGGAGGCCGCGCAGATTGGTGCGGGTCGCGCGCTCAGGACGCAGGACTTCGTCTTCCCGACCTACCGCGAACACGGCGTCGCCTGGTGTCGCGGTGTCGATCCGCTCAAGTTGCTGGCGCTCTACCGCGGGGTCGACCAGGGCACCTGGGACCCGACCACGACGAGGCTGGCGCCGTACACGATCGTCATCGGCGCCCAGACGCTGCACGCCGTCGGGTACGCGCTCGGGGTGCTCCACGACGGTGCCGTCGGCACCGGCGACTCGAACCGCGACACGGCGGTGGTCGCGCACCTCGGTGATGGCGCCACTTCCCAAGGTGACGTCAACGAGGCCTTTGTCTTTGCCGCGTCCTTCCAGACGCCGGTGGTGTTCTTCTGCCAGAACAACCACTTCGCGATCAGTGAGCCGACCGAACGCCAGTCCCGGATCCCGCTGTATCACCGCGCGGAAGGCTTTGGTTTTCCCGGCGTACGCGTCGACGGCAACGACGTGCTGGCTGTGCACGCCGTCATGTCGGCCGCTCTGCAGCGGGCTCGCGAGGGCGGCGGCCCGACGTTCGTCGAGGCGTACACCTATCGGATGGGCGCGCACACCACCTCCGACGACGCGACCCGCTACCGGCTCAGCGAGGACGTCGAGCACTGGAAGTTGAAGGATCCGCTCGCGCGGGTCGAGGCGTACGTACGCCGTCGTGGTCTGGCGGGCGAGGAGTTCTTCGAGTCGCTGGCGGCTGAAGCTGACGCGCTGGGCGTGAAGATGCGCGAGGGCTGCAAGGCGTTGCCCGATCCTGATCCCGCGGCGCTCTTCGACCGCGTCTTCGTCGAACAGACCGATGAGTTGGCGGCCCAGCAGGCGGCGTTCTTGCAGCGGGCTGGTGCGGCGCGATGA
- a CDS encoding carboxyl transferase domain-containing protein produces MPRVTARDLIGQLFDSWESWDVPASYVGLPETYSYELATAAHKAGVDESVLTGEAVLGGIRVAVLVSEFGFLAGSVGRAASERLIAAIERATAEGLPLIGLPCSGGTRMQEGTPAFVQMVRIGAAIAAHRAAHLPYVVWLRNPTTGGVMATWASLGQIVWAEPGALAGFLGPRVYEAIHGEPFPEGVQVAENLAARGVIDEVVPLASLRSRLIEVTSVLAPPAGPRAGELSQVASSTDPDAWDSILTTRSARRPGIRELLTGVPHVPLSGTQAGEADPGILLAVARFGDQPCVVAAQDRAMQARTPFGPAGLRTVRRGIQLASELGVPLVTVIDTRGAALSAEAENGAMAGEIARTLSDLVSATCPTVSVMLGEGNGGGALAILPADRIIATEAGWLSPLPPEGASAIVHRDIAHADQMARAQKVRVQDLPIDVFVPEGERLTQRVRAAIGAAVAGLVAGTAQSRADRFA; encoded by the coding sequence GTGCCTCGCGTGACCGCCCGTGACCTGATCGGCCAGCTCTTCGACTCCTGGGAGTCGTGGGATGTGCCGGCGTCGTACGTCGGGCTGCCCGAGACCTACTCGTACGAACTGGCGACCGCGGCACACAAGGCGGGCGTCGATGAGTCCGTGCTGACCGGCGAGGCCGTGCTCGGTGGGATCCGGGTCGCGGTGCTGGTGTCGGAGTTCGGGTTCCTGGCAGGGTCGGTCGGGCGGGCTGCGTCCGAGCGGCTGATCGCGGCGATCGAGCGGGCCACTGCCGAAGGCCTCCCGCTGATCGGGCTGCCCTGCTCCGGCGGGACCCGGATGCAGGAGGGCACTCCGGCTTTCGTGCAGATGGTGCGGATCGGTGCCGCCATCGCAGCCCATCGGGCCGCGCACCTGCCGTATGTTGTCTGGCTGCGGAACCCGACCACCGGTGGCGTGATGGCCACCTGGGCGTCACTGGGTCAGATCGTGTGGGCGGAGCCGGGCGCGCTCGCCGGCTTCCTCGGACCGCGGGTGTACGAGGCGATCCACGGCGAGCCGTTCCCCGAAGGAGTGCAGGTCGCGGAGAACCTTGCCGCGCGCGGCGTGATCGACGAGGTCGTGCCTCTGGCATCGCTCCGGTCGCGGCTGATCGAGGTGACGTCGGTGCTGGCGCCTCCCGCCGGACCGCGCGCGGGCGAGCTGAGCCAGGTCGCGAGCTCCACCGATCCCGATGCGTGGGACTCGATCCTCACCACCCGATCAGCCCGCCGCCCCGGGATCCGCGAACTCCTCACCGGCGTCCCGCACGTACCCCTCAGCGGCACCCAGGCCGGCGAGGCCGACCCGGGCATCCTGCTGGCCGTGGCTCGATTCGGTGACCAGCCGTGCGTCGTCGCCGCCCAGGACCGGGCGATGCAGGCGCGTACGCCGTTCGGGCCCGCGGGGCTTCGGACGGTACGTCGCGGGATCCAGCTCGCGTCAGAGCTGGGCGTCCCGCTCGTGACAGTGATCGACACCCGAGGGGCAGCTCTGTCGGCCGAGGCCGAGAACGGGGCGATGGCTGGCGAGATCGCCCGCACCCTGTCCGACCTCGTCAGTGCAACCTGTCCCACCGTGTCGGTGATGCTCGGCGAGGGCAACGGCGGCGGCGCGCTCGCGATCCTGCCGGCCGATCGGATCATCGCCACCGAGGCTGGCTGGCTCTCACCGCTGCCACCCGAAGGTGCCTCGGCGATCGTGCACCGCGACATCGCCCATGCCGACCAGATGGCTCGCGCGCAGAAGGTACGGGTCCAGGATCTGCCGATCGACGTGTTCGTTCCGGAGGGCGAGCGCCTCACCCAGCGCGTACGCGCCGCGATCGGTGCGGCCGTCGCCGGACTGGTGGCCGGGACCGCGCAGAGCCGCGCCGACCGGTTCGCCTGA
- a CDS encoding ferredoxin reductase yields MAITNDVPSGFGALVRARGRRFAEMALTPHDPDDFLDLVAPLRSGAPLRARIVEVQPETRDAATIVLQPGRDWAGHVPGQYIRIGIDVDGVRHWRAYSLTHGPRRDRRISITVKAVRDGVVSPFLVHQTKPGTIVHLEQAAGEFVLDQSHRRLLFVTAGSGITPVIGMLRNLYPVTDEGVRPHSDLDVTVVHLAPSHPDSIFVRNLEELGSAGAINLITHYDDEYGFFDVEQLGSLVPDLAERVTYACGPGPLLDALRTHHDERGLELQIEQFRVSTITPAEGGTVAIAGQVIDVPAGSTILDAAEAAGVLMPSGCRMGICMGCVLPMTEGAVRDLRTGTIVEARPGETAENGVSVQTCINGAAGACAITARK; encoded by the coding sequence ATGGCCATCACCAACGACGTACCCAGCGGGTTCGGCGCGCTCGTCCGTGCCCGCGGACGCCGGTTCGCCGAGATGGCGCTGACGCCGCACGACCCCGACGACTTCCTCGACCTGGTCGCCCCGTTGCGCTCCGGTGCACCGCTCCGTGCCCGGATCGTCGAGGTCCAGCCGGAGACCCGCGACGCCGCCACGATCGTGCTGCAGCCCGGTCGTGACTGGGCCGGGCACGTTCCGGGGCAGTACATCCGGATCGGCATCGATGTCGACGGAGTACGCCACTGGCGGGCGTACTCACTGACCCACGGACCGCGTCGCGATCGTCGGATCTCGATCACCGTCAAGGCCGTCCGGGATGGCGTGGTCAGTCCGTTCTTGGTGCATCAGACCAAGCCCGGCACGATCGTGCACCTCGAGCAGGCAGCCGGCGAGTTCGTCCTCGATCAGAGCCACCGACGACTGCTGTTCGTGACCGCCGGGTCGGGCATCACCCCGGTCATCGGGATGCTGCGAAACCTCTACCCGGTGACCGACGAGGGGGTGCGCCCGCACTCCGACCTCGACGTCACCGTGGTCCACCTCGCGCCCAGCCACCCGGACTCGATCTTCGTGCGCAACCTCGAGGAGCTCGGGTCCGCTGGCGCGATCAACCTGATCACCCACTATGACGACGAGTACGGCTTCTTCGACGTCGAGCAGCTCGGGTCCTTGGTCCCGGACCTCGCCGAGCGCGTCACGTACGCCTGCGGTCCCGGCCCCCTCCTGGACGCACTGCGTACGCACCACGACGAGCGTGGTCTCGAACTCCAGATCGAACAGTTCCGGGTCTCGACGATCACCCCGGCAGAAGGCGGCACTGTCGCGATCGCCGGCCAGGTCATCGACGTTCCGGCGGGCAGCACGATCCTCGACGCTGCAGAGGCAGCGGGGGTCCTGATGCCGAGCGGTTGCCGGATGGGCATCTGCATGGGATGCGTCTTGCCGATGACCGAGGGCGCGGTGCGCGACCTCCGGACTGGCACGATTGTCGAGGCGCGTCCGGGGGAGACTGCGGAAAACGGCGTCTCGGTGCAGACTTGCATCAACGGTGCTGCCGGGGCCTGCGCCATTACCGCGAGGAAATGA
- a CDS encoding dihydrolipoamide acetyltransferase family protein produces MNEFALPDVGEGLTEAELVTWRVDVGDTVAINDIICEIETAKSVVELPTPYAGVVSEILVPVGTTVPVGTALVRIGAVDEVVSVPSTPPADLPNVRTVPSASSERSDDSAQPLTLVGSGPKEIRASRVVLAKPAARLAARERGIELEAVVATRADGVITTDDLTRVAEPPMETFEPIRGVRKAMAEAMVASAAVPHVTIWASTDATRTLELAERVGRRLLTVIARMTVIALQRHPLLNSTFTADGVTLHERVNLGIAAATPRGLIVPNIREADRLDLASLESALDDLVAVARAGRTQPEAQVAGTFTITNIGPFGIEGGTPLLNPGESGILCIGAVAKRPWVVGDAVVPRDVVTVSLTFDHRHIDGEAGSRFLRDIVRMIEEPGTALTF; encoded by the coding sequence GTGAATGAGTTCGCGCTGCCCGATGTCGGTGAGGGCCTGACCGAGGCCGAGTTGGTGACCTGGCGGGTCGACGTCGGCGACACCGTCGCGATCAACGACATCATCTGCGAGATCGAGACCGCGAAGTCGGTCGTCGAGTTGCCGACGCCGTACGCCGGCGTGGTCTCGGAGATCCTCGTGCCAGTCGGCACCACGGTGCCCGTGGGGACTGCGTTGGTCCGGATCGGAGCGGTGGACGAGGTGGTGTCGGTCCCATCAACACCCCCCGCCGATCTTCCGAACGTTCGGACGGTCCCCTCTGCATCATCCGAACGTTCGGACGATTCGGCACAACCCCTCACGCTGGTCGGGTCCGGGCCGAAGGAGATCCGGGCCTCCCGCGTCGTCCTCGCCAAACCTGCGGCTCGGCTGGCTGCCCGAGAGCGCGGCATCGAGCTCGAGGCGGTGGTCGCCACCCGCGCTGACGGCGTGATCACCACCGACGATCTCACGCGCGTCGCCGAGCCGCCGATGGAGACCTTCGAGCCGATCCGCGGCGTACGCAAGGCAATGGCCGAGGCGATGGTCGCCTCCGCAGCGGTGCCACACGTGACCATCTGGGCGAGCACGGACGCCACCCGGACTCTCGAGCTCGCCGAGCGGGTCGGCCGTCGATTGCTCACCGTCATCGCCCGGATGACGGTCATCGCGCTGCAGCGACACCCGTTGCTGAACTCGACGTTCACCGCGGACGGGGTGACCCTGCACGAACGCGTGAACCTCGGCATCGCGGCGGCTACCCCACGCGGCCTGATCGTGCCGAACATCCGCGAAGCCGATCGTCTCGACCTCGCGAGCCTCGAGTCGGCGCTCGATGACCTCGTCGCCGTCGCGCGCGCCGGGCGTACCCAACCCGAGGCGCAGGTCGCCGGGACCTTCACGATCACCAACATCGGCCCGTTCGGGATCGAGGGTGGTACGCCGCTGCTCAACCCGGGCGAGAGCGGGATCCTGTGTATCGGCGCGGTCGCCAAGCGCCCGTGGGTCGTGGGTGACGCGGTCGTTCCGCGCGATGTGGTCACTGTCAGCCTCACCTTCGACCACCGTCACATCGACGGCGAGGCTGGTTCGCGCTTCCTCCGGGACATCGTCCGGATGATCGAGGAACCGGGTACGGCTCTCACCTTCTAG